The Burkholderia mallei ATCC 23344 genome has a window encoding:
- a CDS encoding NADPH-dependent FMN reductase, with the protein MERTLTAFDPHRRPFIVGIGGTTRAASSTERALGFALRGAQAAGARTRLFDGPFLHTLPHYAPERRALTDAQRELIDAVRAADALVIATPGYHGGVSGLVKNALDTLEELRADERPYLDARAVGCIVTAYGWQAAGTVLTSLRAIVHALRGWPTPFGATVNTLETRFETVGSCSDSKVAAQLETVGAQAAEFALAFASHRAATRVAGGETLAPVLEAAAG; encoded by the coding sequence ATGGAGCGCACTTTGACCGCATTCGACCCACACCGCCGGCCGTTCATCGTCGGCATCGGCGGCACGACCCGCGCGGCCTCCTCGACCGAGCGCGCGCTCGGCTTCGCGCTGCGCGGCGCGCAAGCGGCAGGCGCCCGCACCCGCCTGTTCGACGGCCCGTTCCTGCATACGCTGCCGCACTATGCGCCCGAGCGCCGCGCGCTCACCGACGCGCAGCGCGAGCTGATCGACGCGGTGCGCGCGGCCGACGCGCTCGTCATCGCGACGCCCGGCTATCACGGCGGCGTATCCGGTCTCGTGAAGAACGCGCTCGACACGCTCGAGGAACTGCGCGCCGACGAGCGCCCGTATCTCGACGCACGCGCGGTCGGCTGCATCGTCACCGCGTACGGCTGGCAGGCCGCGGGCACCGTGCTCACGTCGCTGCGCGCGATCGTTCACGCGCTGCGCGGCTGGCCGACGCCGTTCGGCGCCACGGTCAACACGCTCGAAACCCGCTTCGAAACAGTCGGCAGTTGCTCGGATTCGAAGGTCGCCGCGCAGCTCGAGACCGTCGGCGCGCAGGCTGCCGAATTCGCGCTCGCGTTCGCGTCGCATCGCGCGGCCACGCGCGTCGCGGGCGGCGAGACGCTCGCGCCCGTGCTGGAAGCCGCGGCGGGCTGA
- a CDS encoding quaternary amine ABC transporter ATP-binding protein: protein MSAGLFFVRARHERQRVAAAGRTRIAAIAAIAAIAGECVCGNPTCANRCLGTASGEKRQVSRDQNSAVERADHARGRAHAVCATASRAASDAASRKRGMNASARSAGAHRGTPRPPRPRAARCGASRRPPVGFVGAPKRPFAALVRTCRICASVCRNSSAARGFFWQPCRHAMTAYFPAQRGDVAMDAPKVVVEGLCKVFGSNPRQALDMLAAGATKDEVFARTGQVVGVHNVSFDVREGEIFVLMGLSGSGKSTLIRLVNRLVEPSAGKVMIDGRDVAAVRRAELTALRRTDMSMVFQSFALMPQRTVLSNAAFGLEVAGMGRKDRERRAMDVLEQVGLAQFAHKLPAELSGGMQQRVGLARALAVNPSLMIMDEAFSALDPLKRKEMQNVLLQLQKEQRRTIMFVSHDLEEALRIGSRIAIMEGGRLVQVGTPQEIIANPADDYVRAFFEGIDTSRYLTAGDLMLTGAVPTLSKLDAKHVAASLNGSAEYAFVLDEARKIRGFVTRDALNGATPNVRQVESIPRDASLDHVVERCVAHPHALPVVDDDGCYCGSVDRAVLLKAITRSRGSHV, encoded by the coding sequence ATGTCGGCGGGGCTTTTTTTCGTGCGTGCGCGGCACGAGCGGCAGCGGGTGGCGGCTGCGGGCCGGACGCGCATCGCCGCGATCGCCGCGATCGCCGCGATCGCCGGCGAATGCGTCTGCGGAAATCCGACATGCGCGAACCGCTGCCTCGGCACCGCATCCGGCGAAAAACGGCAAGTGTCCCGCGACCAAAATTCGGCAGTCGAAAGGGCGGACCATGCGCGCGGCCGCGCGCACGCGGTCTGCGCAACGGCGAGCCGCGCGGCGAGCGATGCGGCATCGCGCAAACGCGGGATGAACGCGTCCGCGCGCAGCGCCGGCGCGCATCGCGGCACGCCGCGCCCGCCACGGCCGCGTGCGGCGCGCTGCGGCGCATCACGCCGGCCGCCGGTGGGTTTCGTCGGCGCGCCGAAACGCCCGTTCGCCGCACTTGTACGGACGTGTCGTATTTGCGCAAGCGTTTGTCGCAATTCGTCGGCTGCACGGGGTTTTTTCTGGCAACCATGTAGGCACGCTATGACGGCGTATTTCCCCGCTCAACGAGGAGACGTTGCAATGGATGCCCCGAAGGTCGTAGTCGAAGGTCTGTGCAAGGTGTTTGGAAGCAATCCGCGGCAAGCGCTGGACATGCTCGCCGCAGGCGCGACGAAGGATGAAGTGTTCGCGCGCACGGGCCAGGTGGTCGGCGTGCACAACGTGTCGTTCGATGTGCGGGAAGGCGAGATTTTCGTGCTGATGGGGCTCTCCGGCTCCGGCAAGTCGACGCTGATCCGGCTCGTCAACCGGCTCGTCGAGCCGAGCGCCGGCAAGGTGATGATCGACGGGCGCGACGTCGCCGCGGTGCGCCGCGCCGAGCTGACCGCGCTGCGCCGCACCGACATGAGCATGGTGTTCCAGTCGTTCGCGCTGATGCCGCAGCGCACGGTGCTGTCGAACGCCGCGTTCGGCCTCGAAGTGGCCGGCATGGGCCGCAAGGATCGCGAGCGGCGCGCGATGGACGTGCTCGAGCAGGTGGGCCTCGCGCAGTTCGCGCACAAGCTGCCCGCCGAACTCTCGGGCGGCATGCAGCAGCGCGTCGGCCTCGCGCGCGCGCTCGCGGTGAACCCGTCGCTGATGATCATGGACGAGGCGTTCTCCGCGCTCGATCCGTTAAAGCGCAAGGAAATGCAGAACGTGCTGCTGCAGCTTCAGAAAGAGCAGCGCCGCACGATCATGTTCGTGTCGCACGATCTCGAGGAGGCGCTGCGCATCGGCAGCCGGATCGCGATCATGGAGGGCGGCCGGCTCGTGCAGGTCGGCACGCCGCAGGAAATCATCGCGAACCCCGCCGACGACTACGTGCGCGCGTTCTTCGAAGGCATCGACACGAGCCGCTACCTGACTGCGGGCGACCTGATGCTCACGGGCGCCGTGCCGACCCTGTCGAAGCTCGATGCGAAGCACGTCGCCGCTTCGCTGAACGGCAGCGCCGAATACGCGTTCGTGCTCGACGAGGCGCGCAAGATCCGCGGCTTCGTCACGCGCGACGCGCTGAACGGCGCGACGCCGAACGTGCGCCAGGTCGAAAGCATTCCGCGCGACGCATCGCTCGATCACGTCGTCGAGCGATGCGTCGCGCATCCGCACGCGCTGCCCGTCGTCGACGACGACGGCTGTTACTGCGGCTCGGTCGACCGGGCCGTGCTTCTGAAAGCCATTACGCGTTCACGAGGTTCCCATGTCTGA
- the choW gene encoding choline ABC transporter permease subunit produces the protein MSELIPLGSWVDQSVHYLLDHDAKTFDAIGRAIEGLAALVEHGLQAVPMWLMMACFIGVGLWRVGWRFAFFTAASLFLIFATGFWDQTVVTLGLTLSSTIVSLVLGIPLGIWAAKSKWVAAIVRPILDLMQTMPAFVYLIPAAMLFGLGRVPGILSTVIFAMPPAVRLTSLGIRHVNREIVEAGQAFGCTPWQLLYKVQFPNALPSIMQGVNQTIMMALSMVIIASMVGAGGLGNDVLASIQRLDIGLGFESGLSVVLLAIILDRITESFGRAPGTARAPLFSGLRQLFGPRSRSPVVQA, from the coding sequence ATGTCTGAACTCATTCCGCTCGGTAGCTGGGTCGACCAGTCGGTTCACTATCTGCTCGACCACGACGCGAAGACGTTCGACGCGATCGGCCGCGCCATCGAGGGGCTCGCCGCGCTCGTCGAGCACGGCCTGCAGGCCGTGCCGATGTGGCTGATGATGGCGTGCTTCATCGGCGTCGGCCTCTGGCGCGTGGGCTGGCGCTTCGCGTTCTTCACCGCCGCGTCGCTGTTCCTGATCTTCGCGACGGGCTTCTGGGATCAGACAGTCGTCACGCTCGGCCTCACGCTGTCGTCGACGATCGTGAGCCTCGTGCTCGGCATTCCGCTCGGCATCTGGGCCGCGAAGAGCAAGTGGGTCGCGGCGATCGTGCGGCCGATCCTCGACCTGATGCAGACGATGCCCGCGTTCGTCTACCTGATTCCGGCCGCGATGCTGTTCGGCCTCGGCCGCGTGCCGGGGATTCTGTCGACGGTGATCTTCGCGATGCCGCCCGCCGTGCGCCTGACGAGCCTCGGCATCCGCCACGTGAACCGCGAGATCGTCGAGGCGGGGCAGGCGTTCGGCTGCACGCCGTGGCAACTGCTGTACAAGGTGCAGTTCCCGAATGCGCTGCCGTCGATCATGCAGGGCGTGAACCAGACGATCATGATGGCGCTGTCGATGGTGATCATCGCGTCGATGGTCGGCGCGGGCGGCCTCGGCAACGACGTGCTCGCGAGCATCCAGCGCCTGGACATCGGCTTGGGCTTCGAGAGCGGCCTGTCGGTCGTGCTGCTCGCGATCATCCTCGACCGCATCACCGAGAGCTTCGGCCGCGCGCCGGGCACGGCGAGAGCGCCGCTCTTCTCGGGGCTGCGGCAACTGTTCGGCCCGCGCTCGCGCTCGCCGGTCGTGCAGGCCTGA
- a CDS encoding GlxA family transcriptional regulator, translating into MTSAAAAAPAACAEPVPSVAHFGFLTLPNFSMIAFTSAVEVLRMANYVARADHYRWSIFSLDGAPVRASNGIAVRPTRPLDVDDPPDVVIVCGGIRIREAVDERVRDALGALAARDVPLGGICTGAYALMACGLLDGYRCAVHWENLSALHAEFPRVRFADELFAVDRDRLTCTGGTAPLDLMLNLVGARLGQPLAAQVSEQFILERIRGATDPQPIPVDARVGFSRAELIEVVRLMEANIEEPLSLEELARLVRLSQRHLQRMFKIYLNVSPTHYYLTLRLKRARDLLRTTDASIARVTAVCGFHSPCHFSKAYRAQFGHAPSHERRVSAR; encoded by the coding sequence GTGACGTCCGCCGCCGCTGCCGCACCCGCCGCCTGCGCCGAGCCGGTTCCCTCGGTCGCGCATTTCGGGTTCCTGACGTTGCCGAATTTCTCGATGATCGCGTTCACGAGCGCGGTCGAGGTGCTGCGCATGGCGAACTACGTCGCGCGCGCGGACCATTACCGCTGGTCGATCTTCTCGCTCGACGGCGCGCCCGTGCGCGCGAGCAACGGCATTGCGGTGCGGCCGACGCGGCCGCTCGACGTCGACGATCCGCCGGACGTGGTGATCGTCTGCGGCGGCATCCGGATTCGCGAGGCGGTGGACGAGCGGGTGCGCGACGCGCTCGGCGCGCTCGCCGCGCGCGATGTGCCGCTCGGCGGCATCTGCACGGGCGCGTATGCGCTGATGGCGTGCGGGCTGCTCGACGGCTACCGCTGCGCGGTGCACTGGGAGAACCTGTCTGCGCTGCACGCGGAGTTTCCGCGGGTGCGCTTCGCCGACGAGCTGTTCGCCGTCGATCGCGACCGGCTCACCTGCACGGGCGGCACCGCGCCGCTCGACCTGATGCTGAACCTCGTCGGCGCGCGGCTCGGGCAGCCGCTCGCCGCGCAGGTCTCCGAGCAGTTCATTCTCGAGCGCATCCGCGGCGCGACCGATCCGCAGCCGATTCCGGTCGACGCGCGCGTCGGCTTCTCGCGCGCGGAGCTGATCGAGGTCGTGCGGCTGATGGAGGCGAACATCGAGGAGCCGCTGTCGCTCGAGGAACTCGCGCGGCTCGTGCGGCTGTCGCAGCGGCACCTGCAGCGGATGTTCAAGATCTATCTGAACGTATCGCCCACGCACTACTACCTGACGCTGCGCCTGAAGCGCGCGCGCGACCTGCTGCGCACCACCGACGCATCGATCGCGCGCGTGACGGCGGTCTGCGGCTTTCATTCGCCGTGCCATTTCAGCAAGGCGTACCGCGCGCAGTTCGGCCATGCGCCGAGCCACGAGCGGCGCGTATCGGCGCGCTGA
- a CDS encoding choline ABC transporter substrate-binding protein: MKRNLIAAACGLAIAAAPFASARAGDAPTCKAVRFADVGWTDIAATTGLASTMLAGLGYAPTKTIASVPITFAGIKSKQIDVFLGYWSPTMDPMIAPFTKAGTIKVLAAPNLTGAKYTLAVPDYVYQGGLKSFADIQKYADKLNGRIYGIEPGNDGNALIKKMIDGNQFGLGKFKLVESSEAGMLVEVNRAIRDKQWIVFLGWEPHPMNVQMKIDYLSGGDDVFGPNYGEAKVLTATPPDYAARCPNVAKFVSNLQFTTSIENHVMLPIMNKEDPNKAAAEWLKANPQSLDKWLAGVTTFDGKPGLPAVKHYLGIQ, encoded by the coding sequence ATGAAGCGAAATCTGATCGCGGCGGCCTGCGGGCTCGCCATCGCGGCCGCGCCGTTCGCGAGCGCCCGGGCGGGCGATGCGCCGACCTGCAAGGCGGTGCGCTTTGCGGATGTCGGCTGGACCGACATCGCCGCGACGACGGGGCTCGCGTCGACGATGCTCGCCGGGCTCGGCTATGCGCCGACGAAGACGATCGCTTCGGTGCCGATCACGTTCGCGGGGATCAAGAGCAAGCAGATCGACGTGTTTCTCGGCTACTGGTCGCCGACGATGGACCCGATGATCGCGCCGTTCACGAAGGCGGGCACGATCAAGGTGCTCGCCGCGCCGAATCTGACGGGCGCGAAGTACACGCTCGCCGTGCCCGATTACGTGTATCAGGGCGGCCTGAAATCGTTCGCCGACATCCAGAAATACGCGGACAAGCTCAACGGCAGGATCTACGGGATCGAGCCCGGCAACGACGGCAACGCGCTCATCAAGAAGATGATCGACGGCAACCAGTTCGGCCTCGGCAAGTTCAAGCTCGTCGAATCGAGCGAGGCGGGGATGCTCGTCGAGGTGAACCGCGCGATCCGCGACAAGCAGTGGATCGTGTTCCTCGGCTGGGAGCCGCATCCGATGAACGTGCAGATGAAGATCGATTACCTGAGCGGCGGCGACGACGTGTTCGGCCCGAACTACGGCGAGGCGAAGGTGCTGACCGCCACGCCGCCCGATTACGCGGCGCGTTGCCCGAACGTCGCGAAGTTCGTGTCGAACCTGCAGTTCACGACATCGATCGAGAACCATGTGATGCTGCCGATCATGAACAAGGAAGACCCGAACAAGGCGGCGGCCGAATGGCTGAAGGCGAATCCGCAGTCGCTCGACAAGTGGCTCGCCGGCGTGACGACGTTCGACGGCAAGCCGGGGCTGCCGGCCGTCAAGCACTACCTCGGCATTCAGTAA
- the lpxO gene encoding lipid A hydroxylase LpxO — translation MRWAILFIFVACAAFTHRRGKVRHGFFRQLSDHSTFTAPLNCFAYAFSNVPNTPYIDDAHFPELAILKREWRTFRDEALALRDASRIKASGEYNDIGFNSFFRKGWKRFYLKWYDRPHPSALAHCPRSLAILSKLPSVKAAMFAQLPPGGKLGLHRDPYAGSLRYHLGLSTPNDDECAIVVDGDPYAWRDGEAVMFDETYLHWAENRTGHDRIILFCDIERPMKYRWAQAVNGAIGGVLMRAAASPNETGDRTGGLNRLFRYLYAVRRVGKRLKAWNRTVYYALKWALFGGILIAILWR, via the coding sequence ATGCGTTGGGCCATTCTGTTCATCTTCGTCGCGTGCGCGGCGTTCACGCATCGGCGCGGCAAGGTGCGTCACGGGTTTTTCCGGCAGTTGTCCGATCATTCGACGTTCACCGCGCCGCTCAATTGTTTCGCCTATGCGTTCTCCAACGTGCCGAACACGCCGTATATCGACGACGCGCATTTTCCGGAGCTCGCGATCCTCAAGCGCGAGTGGCGCACGTTTCGCGACGAGGCGCTCGCGCTGCGCGACGCAAGCCGGATCAAGGCGTCGGGCGAGTACAACGACATCGGCTTCAATTCGTTTTTCCGCAAGGGCTGGAAGCGCTTCTACCTGAAGTGGTACGACCGCCCGCATCCGTCCGCGCTCGCGCATTGCCCGCGCTCGCTCGCGATCCTGTCGAAGCTGCCGTCGGTGAAGGCGGCGATGTTCGCGCAACTGCCGCCGGGCGGCAAGCTGGGACTGCATCGCGATCCCTACGCGGGATCGCTGCGCTATCACCTCGGGCTCTCGACGCCGAACGACGACGAATGCGCGATCGTCGTCGACGGCGATCCGTACGCGTGGCGCGACGGCGAGGCGGTGATGTTCGACGAGACTTACCTGCACTGGGCCGAGAACCGTACCGGGCACGACCGGATCATTCTGTTCTGCGACATCGAGCGGCCGATGAAATACCGCTGGGCGCAGGCGGTGAACGGTGCGATCGGCGGGGTGCTGATGCGCGCCGCGGCGTCGCCGAACGAAACGGGCGACAGGACGGGCGGGCTCAACCGGCTGTTTCGCTATCTGTACGCCGTGCGGCGCGTCGGCAAGCGGTTGAAGGCGTGGAACCGCACCGTCTACTACGCGCTCAAGTGGGCGCTGTTCGGCGGGATTCTCATCGCGATTCTGTGGCGCTGA
- a CDS encoding aspartyl/asparaginyl beta-hydroxylase domain-containing protein: MAAFYDFGARKLRDLYDRRLHCGAVLDTATLFPDAARFTHAWRAIRDEALAVSRDLNRIPRFHEIMREQAAISANDARDWRMFIMQAYGVRFAQNLGRCPTLASIVAASPDVLSASFSFLAPGKHIPPHRGPFRGILRGYLVLSMPMRANGTPAAVLKIDGRDHRLRDGQFLLWDDTFEHEVWNESDAVRIVLLLDIRRRDLPPALALLSGALIRLVRVAIRLRGGAIPV, translated from the coding sequence ATGGCTGCCTTCTACGATTTCGGCGCGCGCAAGCTGCGCGACCTCTACGATCGACGGTTGCACTGCGGCGCCGTGCTGGACACGGCCACGCTGTTCCCGGACGCCGCGCGCTTCACGCACGCGTGGCGCGCGATTCGCGACGAGGCGCTCGCCGTGTCGCGCGACCTGAACCGGATTCCGCGCTTTCACGAAATCATGCGCGAGCAGGCGGCGATTTCGGCGAACGACGCGCGCGACTGGCGAATGTTCATCATGCAGGCGTACGGCGTGCGCTTCGCGCAAAACCTCGGGCGCTGCCCGACGCTCGCGTCGATCGTCGCGGCGTCGCCCGACGTGCTGTCCGCGTCGTTCTCGTTCCTCGCGCCCGGCAAGCACATCCCGCCGCATCGCGGGCCGTTTCGCGGCATCCTGCGCGGCTATCTGGTGCTGTCGATGCCGATGCGCGCGAACGGCACGCCGGCCGCCGTGCTGAAGATCGACGGCCGCGACCACCGGCTGCGCGACGGCCAATTCCTGCTCTGGGACGACACGTTCGAGCACGAAGTCTGGAACGAGAGCGACGCCGTGCGGATCGTGCTGCTGCTCGATATCCGCCGCCGCGATCTGCCGCCCGCGCTCGCGCTGCTGTCGGGCGCGCTGATCCGGCTCGTGCGCGTCGCGATCCGGCTACGCGGCGGCGCGATTCCGGTCTAG
- the denD gene encoding D-erythronate dehydrogenase gives MKVLITGGAGFLGQRLAKQLLARGELTGPNGAPRRIDELVLLDVVQAHDFDDARVTARVGDIADRAVLEAAIDARTHAVFHLAAIVSGQAEADFDLGMRINLDASRLLLDVCRARGHRPRVVFTSSVAVYGGALPELVRDDTALEPQSSYGAQKAIAELLLSDYTRRGFVDGRVLRLPTISVRPGRPNAAASSFASGIVREPLNGEQAVCPVPGGTRLWLLSPRRAIDALIAGCELDGAALGNRRAINLPGLSVTVDDMIDALREVAGIEAVKLIRRAEDERVVKIVGSWPGRWDTSRAEALGLAGDASFVDVIRGYLEDERR, from the coding sequence ATGAAGGTTCTCATCACCGGCGGCGCCGGCTTTCTCGGCCAGCGTCTCGCGAAACAGCTGCTCGCGCGCGGCGAGCTGACCGGCCCGAACGGCGCGCCGCGGCGCATCGACGAGCTCGTGCTGCTCGACGTCGTCCAGGCCCACGACTTCGATGATGCGCGCGTGACGGCGCGCGTCGGCGACATCGCCGATCGCGCCGTGCTCGAGGCCGCGATCGACGCGCGCACGCACGCGGTCTTCCATCTCGCGGCGATCGTGAGCGGCCAGGCGGAAGCCGATTTCGACCTCGGGATGCGGATCAACCTCGATGCGTCGCGCCTGTTGCTCGACGTGTGCCGCGCGCGCGGGCACCGGCCGCGCGTGGTGTTCACGAGCTCGGTGGCGGTGTACGGCGGCGCGCTGCCCGAACTCGTGCGGGACGACACCGCGCTCGAACCGCAGTCGTCGTACGGCGCGCAGAAGGCAATCGCCGAGTTGCTGCTGTCCGATTACACGCGCCGCGGCTTCGTCGACGGGCGCGTGCTGCGGCTGCCGACGATCAGCGTGCGGCCGGGCCGGCCGAACGCGGCGGCTTCGTCGTTCGCGAGCGGGATCGTCCGCGAGCCGCTGAACGGCGAGCAAGCCGTATGCCCGGTGCCGGGCGGCACGCGGCTGTGGCTGCTGTCGCCGCGCCGCGCGATCGACGCGCTCATCGCCGGCTGCGAGCTCGACGGCGCGGCGCTCGGCAACCGGCGCGCGATCAACTTGCCGGGGCTCTCGGTGACGGTCGACGACATGATCGACGCGCTGCGCGAAGTCGCCGGCATCGAAGCGGTGAAGCTGATCCGGCGCGCCGAGGACGAGCGCGTCGTGAAGATCGTCGGCAGTTGGCCGGGACGCTGGGACACGTCGCGCGCCGAAGCGCTCGGCCTCGCGGGCGACGCGAGCTTCGTCGACGTGATCCGCGGCTATCTCGAAGACGAGCGGCGATAA
- the otnI gene encoding 2-oxo-tetronate isomerase — translation MPRFAANLTMMYNEHAFLERFAAAARDGFKAVEYLFPYEFPAAELKARLDAHDLVQALFNAPPGDWAAGERGIASLPGREDEFRRAIDTALDYARVIGNDTLHVMAGLIAPTQDRARHRDVYLRNLAHAAEAARAQNVTIVIEPINPRDMPGFFLNRQDDAQAICREVGAPNLLVQFDCYHCQIVEGDLAMKLKRDIAGIGHIQIAGVPQRHEPDVGEIHYPYLFELIDVLGYDGWIGCEYRPKAGTSEGLGWLAPYL, via the coding sequence ATGCCGCGCTTCGCCGCCAATCTCACGATGATGTACAACGAGCACGCGTTCCTCGAGCGCTTCGCCGCCGCGGCACGCGACGGCTTCAAGGCGGTCGAGTACCTGTTCCCGTACGAGTTCCCCGCCGCCGAGCTCAAGGCGCGCCTCGACGCGCACGACCTCGTGCAGGCGCTGTTCAACGCGCCGCCCGGCGACTGGGCGGCGGGCGAGCGCGGAATCGCGTCGCTGCCGGGCCGCGAGGACGAGTTCAGGCGCGCGATCGACACCGCGCTCGACTACGCGCGCGTGATCGGCAACGACACGCTCCACGTGATGGCGGGCCTGATCGCGCCGACGCAGGATCGCGCGCGGCATCGCGACGTGTATCTGCGCAACCTCGCGCACGCGGCCGAAGCGGCGCGCGCGCAGAACGTGACGATCGTGATCGAGCCGATCAACCCGCGCGACATGCCGGGCTTCTTCCTGAACCGCCAGGACGACGCGCAGGCGATCTGCCGCGAAGTCGGCGCGCCGAACCTGCTGGTGCAGTTCGACTGCTATCACTGCCAGATCGTCGAAGGCGATCTGGCGATGAAATTGAAGCGCGACATCGCGGGCATCGGCCACATCCAGATCGCGGGCGTGCCGCAGCGTCACGAGCCGGACGTCGGCGAAATCCACTATCCGTACCTGTTCGAGCTGATCGACGTGCTCGGCTACGACGGCTGGATCGGCTGCGAGTATCGGCCGAAGGCCGGCACCTCCGAGGGCCTCGGCTGGCTCGCACCGTATCTGTAA